Proteins encoded together in one Nostoc sp. PCC 7524 window:
- a CDS encoding glycosyltransferase, giving the protein MVNFINKSKAPAILNSQNTTNVTDNGRSKQTLLCITHDLPPLKTPIANRAKKLLEQFQQTWRLKVLTGTKNADLGEEVSIHYAKNWYPKSLIELLSRLRLDKLLSLLIWPDQEIFWIIPAIIKGYRLIQKQRPDAIFVLMMPYSAGLVGIVLKWLTGLPLILSLDDSPTCTDMHPNALSWLHHHLDYWLEDFYVCQSNAIVYVSQFNLDAVKNRQTPKQQSKLHLIRCGADPQDFSHPIYAPVNDSNLEIVYTGGMNGWYRFYHRPEEITLPKKLYQAWMELGYYKRATIDYRSSSPVFAGQAINQVLAQHPQWQQRIHLSVYGNSFPEFVVHRVLENQNLTDVVSVFGALPHFQAIQLARQADLLLITLPNRPDGSSGGRISCKTYEYLMTDRPILAAVPKGENWDYLQGKPGVWLVEPTDTKAMSQVIATVAAAKFTGNPLRFDRSHFLSELSYINLVQDYLHIFDRVLSKTVNTR; this is encoded by the coding sequence ATGGTTAACTTCATCAATAAATCCAAAGCACCAGCTATTTTAAATAGCCAAAATACTACTAATGTTACCGATAATGGTAGATCAAAGCAAACTCTATTATGTATAACTCACGACCTACCACCGTTAAAAACGCCAATTGCCAACCGAGCTAAAAAGTTATTAGAACAATTCCAACAAACTTGGCGATTAAAAGTTTTAACTGGAACTAAGAATGCTGATTTGGGTGAAGAAGTTAGTATTCATTATGCTAAAAATTGGTACCCTAAAAGTTTAATTGAATTACTCAGTAGGCTCAGACTAGATAAATTATTATCGTTGTTAATTTGGCCAGACCAAGAAATTTTTTGGATCATCCCTGCCATTATTAAAGGCTATCGACTCATCCAGAAACAACGACCTGACGCAATTTTTGTCTTGATGATGCCTTATTCCGCAGGTTTAGTAGGAATCGTCCTGAAGTGGCTCACAGGTTTGCCCTTAATCTTGAGCTTGGATGATTCACCAACCTGCACTGATATGCACCCTAATGCCCTGAGTTGGTTACATCATCATTTAGACTACTGGTTAGAAGACTTTTATGTATGTCAATCTAATGCAATAGTTTATGTTTCTCAATTCAATTTAGATGCAGTCAAAAACCGACAAACTCCCAAACAACAATCAAAACTGCATTTGATTCGTTGTGGTGCTGATCCTCAAGATTTTTCTCATCCTATTTATGCCCCAGTTAATGATAGTAATTTGGAAATTGTTTATACTGGCGGTATGAATGGATGGTATCGATTTTATCACCGTCCTGAAGAAATCACACTGCCGAAAAAGCTCTATCAAGCTTGGATGGAATTAGGCTATTACAAACGAGCCACCATTGATTATCGTAGTTCTAGCCCAGTATTTGCAGGGCAAGCAATTAACCAAGTATTAGCTCAACATCCCCAATGGCAACAACGAATTCATCTATCAGTGTATGGCAATAGCTTTCCAGAATTTGTTGTGCATAGGGTTTTAGAAAATCAAAATTTGACAGATGTGGTATCTGTGTTTGGTGCTTTACCACATTTTCAAGCAATTCAATTAGCTAGACAAGCAGACCTGTTATTAATCACTTTACCGAATCGTCCGGATGGCTCATCAGGAGGACGTATTTCTTGTAAAACCTATGAATATTTAATGACAGATCGACCAATTTTAGCAGCAGTACCTAAAGGAGAAAACTGGGATTATTTACAAGGTAAACCAGGGGTTTGGCTAGTTGAACCCACAGATACAAAAGCTATGAGCCAAGTTATTGCTACTGTAGCAGCCGCCAAATTTACTGGTAATCCCTTGAGATTTGATCGTTCTCATTTTCTATCAGAACTTAGTTATATCAACTTAGTACAAGATTATTTACACATCTTTGACAGGGTTTTGTCCAAGACAGTTAATACTAGATAA
- a CDS encoding glycosyltransferase family 4 protein has translation MKVTLTCNTQLGIGGQGVCLANAATGLSKLADLTVLCSGTQKPPSNFPVYPLGYSQWSKRLLATPLLRRRNDLAVLLSDLYFDRQVSKQLKSQECDLIMGVAGQSHLGFKTAKAQGAKAWLYCLNNYLPFMQEQIQQELDFLADSTVATMNPMMLQRFLGECEQSDLIIVLSEVAKQSFIRAGFAPEKIAVITPFVDTKRFHPTPKTDHIFRVLYVGTIEPRKGLHYLVNAFLEAKIPNSELLIVGGASTRGLRIFVEKTLSQHKNIKQEFWDFSQADPTQVFGKSSVLVLPSVEDGFGLVALEAMACGLPVITTSQCGAADVVDDGVNGFVVPPRDVQTMADKLVFLAENPEKTREMGKAARIRAEQQTPEVYQQTLSQIFSQKDMWN, from the coding sequence ATGAAAGTTACTCTTACTTGCAACACCCAATTAGGTATAGGCGGACAAGGTGTTTGTTTAGCAAATGCCGCCACAGGTTTAAGCAAACTCGCTGATTTAACTGTGTTATGTTCTGGTACGCAAAAACCGCCATCTAATTTTCCAGTTTATCCTCTAGGGTATTCTCAATGGAGTAAAAGATTACTGGCTACTCCTCTTCTGCGTCGTCGTAATGATTTAGCTGTTCTCCTCAGTGATTTATATTTTGATCGTCAAGTAAGTAAACAGCTAAAATCACAGGAATGTGATTTGATTATGGGGGTAGCCGGTCAAAGTCACTTAGGTTTTAAAACTGCCAAAGCTCAAGGTGCTAAAGCTTGGCTATATTGCCTCAATAATTATCTTCCTTTCATGCAGGAACAGATTCAGCAAGAATTGGACTTTCTAGCTGATTCTACAGTTGCTACGATGAATCCTATGATGCTACAACGCTTTTTAGGAGAGTGTGAGCAATCAGACTTAATTATTGTGCTTTCGGAAGTAGCTAAACAAAGCTTTATCCGGGCTGGATTTGCACCAGAGAAAATAGCAGTTATTACACCTTTTGTAGATACTAAAAGGTTTCATCCTACACCTAAAACTGATCATATCTTTCGGGTACTTTATGTAGGGACAATTGAACCTCGTAAGGGTTTACATTATTTGGTGAACGCTTTCTTAGAAGCTAAAATTCCGAACTCAGAATTATTAATTGTTGGCGGAGCTTCCACCCGTGGTTTAAGAATTTTTGTAGAAAAAACTCTAAGTCAGCACAAAAATATTAAACAAGAATTTTGGGATTTTAGTCAGGCTGATCCGACACAAGTTTTTGGTAAATCTTCTGTTTTAGTTTTACCTTCTGTGGAAGATGGTTTTGGTTTGGTGGCATTAGAAGCAATGGCTTGCGGATTGCCTGTGATTACTACATCTCAATGTGGTGCAGCTGATGTTGTTGATGATGGGGTAAATGGGTTTGTTGTGCCGCCTAGAGATGTTCAAACTATGGCGGATAAGCTTGTATTTTTAGCAGAAAACCCAGAGAAAACTAGAGAAATGGGTAAGGCTGCGCGAATCAGAGCAGAACAACAAACTCCAGAGGTTTATCAGCAAACTTTGAGCCAGATATTTTCTCAAAAGGATATGTGGAATTAA
- a CDS encoding glycosyltransferase family 4 protein — protein sequence MNAQILDSQMIYHCSPADISGGGGIETYVASLVLAELPGVSDRTITSLKTVDQKQFKLLHIHDSDMLVDWREECPAILTLHNHSIYCPSGTKYLADRTQVCDRAMHPLGCTWGHLVDGCGSRRPQNILQDWRNAHQPLEVLKKSSIPVIANSDYVRQQIISNGVAPERVITLRCGVQAPQSVTAPLSQDIHQQQRILFAGRIVPYKGIEWLIKALAQTDANIHLDIAGDGWGKANMERLAEKMGLSDRITWHGWCSGEKLAALYQQSLAVVFPSLWPEPAGLVTLEAYSHYRPVIASAVGGIPEHLRDGETGLLVSPNHVQKLADAINELASNYHKCRLMGQQGQAWFEEEFTIDVHVQRLEKIYDQTIAKFHH from the coding sequence ATGAATGCACAAATACTAGATTCTCAAATGATCTATCACTGCTCTCCGGCTGATATTAGTGGTGGTGGTGGTATTGAAACTTATGTGGCTTCTTTGGTACTGGCTGAACTACCTGGAGTGAGCGATCGCACGATCACTTCCTTAAAAACAGTAGATCAAAAGCAGTTCAAGTTACTACATATCCATGACTCAGATATGTTAGTTGATTGGCGGGAAGAATGCCCAGCGATCTTAACTCTGCATAATCACTCGATTTACTGTCCCAGTGGAACCAAATATCTGGCAGATCGGACTCAAGTATGCGATCGCGCTATGCACCCTCTCGGATGTACTTGGGGTCATCTAGTAGATGGTTGTGGTAGTCGCAGGCCACAAAATATCCTCCAAGACTGGCGCAACGCCCACCAGCCGCTAGAAGTCCTGAAAAAATCGTCAATTCCGGTAATCGCTAATAGTGATTATGTCCGTCAGCAAATCATTAGTAATGGTGTAGCACCGGAAAGAGTAATCACACTACGTTGTGGCGTGCAAGCACCCCAGAGTGTGACTGCACCTTTGAGTCAAGATATCCATCAACAGCAGCGCATTTTATTTGCTGGTCGAATTGTTCCCTACAAAGGGATTGAATGGCTGATTAAAGCCTTAGCTCAAACTGACGCAAATATCCATCTAGATATTGCTGGTGATGGTTGGGGTAAGGCAAATATGGAACGATTGGCCGAGAAAATGGGGTTAAGCGATCGCATTACTTGGCATGGTTGGTGTAGTGGCGAAAAATTAGCAGCACTCTATCAACAATCCTTAGCTGTTGTCTTTCCCAGTCTATGGCCAGAACCCGCCGGTCTGGTGACATTGGAAGCCTATAGTCACTATCGACCCGTCATAGCCAGTGCAGTGGGAGGGATTCCAGAACATCTGCGGGATGGTGAAACAGGTCTTTTAGTTTCACCTAATCATGTGCAGAAGTTAGCAGATGCCATCAACGAACTAGCATCAAACTATCACAAATGTCGGCTCATGGGTCAACAAGGTCAGGCTTGGTTTGAGGAAGAATTTACTATAGATGTTCATGTACAACGTCTAGAAAAAATCTATGACCAAACTATTGCTAAGTTCCATCATTAA
- a CDS encoding glycosyltransferase family 2 protein, translated as MNNSVPKIVVITPVKNEAWILERFLSVTSQFADYIIIADQNSTDGSQAICKKYPKVILVENKSEKFNEADRQLLLIKTARELILEPKILIALDADEILAANAIKTQSWQTMLQAKPGTVIYFEKPDLFETTHQCIRTGILTPLAYVDDGAAHQPQAIHSVRIPTPEYATRLHCHDIKVLHYGITRLDAHAAKMRLYGVIENVLGVGHPLGRRYRYNSRPDYLGLGKLEAAPDEWFRGWEEQGIDMHTIIKHKYYAYDFEVLRYFQKYGMRRFLMEDIWKFDWEACRQYAKSQQLESIPDYPISQPSKVVDSMLDMMMNVSVRAKSLLAAWLK; from the coding sequence ATGAATAATTCAGTACCTAAAATTGTAGTTATTACTCCCGTTAAAAATGAAGCGTGGATTTTAGAGCGTTTCTTATCAGTTACCAGTCAATTCGCTGACTATATTATTATTGCTGACCAAAACTCAACTGATGGCAGTCAGGCAATTTGTAAAAAATATCCTAAAGTCATACTTGTAGAAAATAAATCAGAAAAATTTAATGAGGCTGACCGACAGCTTTTATTAATAAAAACTGCTAGAGAATTAATTTTAGAACCTAAGATACTTATAGCATTAGACGCTGATGAAATTTTAGCAGCCAATGCGATTAAAACCCAGAGTTGGCAAACAATGCTCCAAGCCAAACCAGGGACAGTTATATATTTTGAAAAACCCGATTTATTTGAAACAACCCATCAATGTATTAGAACTGGTATTCTCACACCTCTAGCTTATGTAGATGACGGTGCTGCACATCAACCGCAAGCCATTCATAGTGTACGCATTCCCACACCCGAATATGCTACAAGATTGCATTGTCACGATATTAAAGTGCTGCATTATGGTATAACTCGCCTAGATGCCCATGCTGCCAAAATGCGGTTATATGGTGTAATAGAAAATGTTTTGGGAGTAGGTCATCCACTGGGTAGAAGGTATCGCTATAACTCACGTCCAGATTATTTAGGACTAGGTAAATTAGAAGCTGCTCCTGATGAATGGTTTAGAGGTTGGGAAGAACAGGGAATTGATATGCACACCATTATTAAACATAAGTATTATGCTTATGATTTTGAAGTGCTACGTTATTTCCAAAAATATGGCATGAGACGTTTCTTGATGGAAGATATTTGGAAATTTGATTGGGAAGCTTGTCGGCAATATGCTAAATCACAGCAACTAGAAAGTATTCCTGATTATCCAATTTCTCAGCCTTCTAAAGTTGTAGATTCGATGTTGGATATGATGATGAACGTTAGTGTTAGAGCTAAATCCCTATTAGCAGCTTGGTTGAAGTAA
- a CDS encoding glycosyltransferase family 2 protein: MININSSEPLVSVIIPTYNRPEYLQQAIASAIKQTYQNIEIIVSDNCSPENPQAIVESFQDSRIKFWRHPENIGMLPNQMNAFKMAQGKYVASLHDDDIWHEDFLAKLIPYLEADSSLVLAFSDQDVIDSQGKINLQQTEVYTHAYKRDKLAQGVYQNFAQIGLIDKSIPTASACVIRNHIINWDTIPSEVGGMWDLYLTYLCCISGYGVYYYPERLTQYREHEQTDTQLSGSRNAQAKIRKAQSEIFCYKIFMEDIRLKVFRPYFQQKWLEAHTTLGIGLLRNQQTAAARSYLWQAFSQHKFNLRNLVALSLSFTPRHLANSLLGVK; this comes from the coding sequence ATGATTAATATTAATTCTTCCGAACCTTTAGTTAGTGTCATTATCCCGACCTATAATAGACCGGAGTATTTGCAACAGGCGATCGCCAGCGCAATTAAACAAACTTATCAAAATATTGAAATTATTGTTTCTGATAATTGTAGCCCCGAAAATCCCCAAGCAATTGTCGAATCTTTTCAAGACTCTCGGATTAAATTTTGGCGACATCCAGAAAATATTGGGATGTTGCCTAATCAAATGAATGCCTTCAAAATGGCACAAGGTAAATATGTCGCTAGCCTCCATGATGATGATATTTGGCATGAGGATTTTTTAGCCAAGTTAATACCATATTTAGAGGCAGATTCTAGTTTAGTTTTGGCTTTTTCTGACCAAGATGTCATCGATAGTCAAGGCAAAATTAATCTTCAGCAAACAGAAGTCTATACTCATGCTTACAAGCGGGACAAATTAGCCCAAGGAGTTTATCAAAATTTTGCTCAAATTGGCTTAATTGATAAAAGTATACCCACAGCTTCAGCTTGTGTAATTCGCAATCATATTATTAATTGGGATACTATTCCCTCAGAAGTTGGTGGAATGTGGGATTTATATTTAACTTATCTTTGTTGTATATCAGGTTATGGTGTTTACTATTATCCTGAAAGATTAACCCAATATCGTGAGCATGAGCAAACTGATACTCAACTCAGTGGCAGTAGAAATGCTCAAGCCAAAATTCGCAAAGCCCAAAGCGAAATCTTCTGCTACAAAATCTTCATGGAAGATATCCGTTTAAAAGTGTTTCGCCCATACTTTCAACAAAAATGGTTGGAAGCTCATACAACTTTAGGCATTGGTTTGTTACGCAACCAACAAACAGCAGCAGCACGTTCCTATCTTTGGCAAGCATTCAGTCAACATAAATTTAATTTACGGAATTTAGTGGCATTAAGTCTTAGTTTTACTCCTCGTCATTTAGCTAATTCATTATTGGGTGTGAAGTAG